One Candidatus Bathyarchaeota archaeon genomic region harbors:
- a CDS encoding sulfite exporter TauE/SafE family protein, whose amino-acid sequence MIGVGGGEFRIPILIYVLGLPVFNAVAINLSVGLLTVVASFFRRLHIEPLGMHCLSLVLIMSFASVVGAIIGASLTGRIPEKPLKKFLILFLISVGLKIGLEPFVKIDPVIGFTLNFFEELALAGLVGLLIGIISGLFGVAGGEFRIPVFIYIFGLDIVTAGTASLLVSIPTVASGFLRHRRLGNFDGTSLRIPIILGLSSVFGALCGASFLEVVGKETLKVLLAFILILATVRMITKP is encoded by the coding sequence TTGATAGGGGTTGGAGGCGGCGAATTCAGGATACCAATTCTAATATATGTTTTGGGTCTTCCAGTTTTTAATGCAGTCGCCATAAACCTGTCGGTTGGTTTACTGACTGTTGTTGCTTCTTTCTTTAGACGTCTGCACATAGAACCGCTGGGCATGCATTGTCTTTCATTAGTGTTAATAATGTCATTTGCTTCGGTAGTTGGCGCTATAATTGGCGCTTCATTGACCGGGAGAATCCCTGAAAAGCCATTAAAAAAGTTTCTTATACTTTTCCTCATAAGTGTGGGCTTGAAGATTGGGTTGGAGCCATTCGTTAAGATTGATCCTGTAATAGGCTTCACCTTGAATTTTTTTGAGGAGCTAGCGTTAGCGGGCTTGGTCGGTCTTCTTATAGGGATTATCTCAGGTCTCTTTGGCGTTGCAGGTGGCGAGTTCAGGATACCAGTCTTCATCTACATTTTCGGTTTAGATATTGTGACGGCGGGCACAGCGAGCCTCCTAGTCTCTATACCAACCGTGGCCTCGGGCTTCCTAAGGCATAGAAGATTAGGCAACTTTGATGGTACATCTTTGAGGATCCCAATCATTCTGGGATTGAGCTCTGTATTTGGCGCCCTATGCGGGGCCTCATTTTTAGAAGTAGTTGGTAAGGAGACATTGAAGGTGCTGCTGGCTTTCATCCTCATCCTTGCGACTGTGCGGATGATAACAAAACCTTAA
- a CDS encoding DegT/DnrJ/EryC1/StrS family aminotransferase: MFARMERLAIEGGKPVSERKIPIAKPLFTEETLRRIREVLESGILCHGPLTEQFEEEFRRRVGAEYAFAVSSGTAALHVVFMSLLKPGDEVIVPVFTFVSTASTVVLSGGKPVFADIDEETLTIDPVDVERKITRRTKAIVPVHLFGNAARMKELIEIAEDHGLYLVNDAAQAHGTRIHGKDVGAYRDAACYSFYPTKTLTTGEGGMVTTLGKEIYEAGRMLRNHGQETRYRSVRLGLNYRMTEIAAAIGLEQLRMLDEFLLKRRRNAEYLMKGLEEIDGLEPQKTTEGAEHSYSYFTVQMDLEKFRCTRDEFVRAMNAENIECIVYYPTPLSKQPALRRYARTRCPVAEKVCGRVLSLPVHPGLSGEDLEKILEGIRKVSAHYARHE, from the coding sequence ATGTTTGCTCGAATGGAACGCTTAGCGATTGAGGGCGGGAAGCCTGTCTCAGAAAGGAAGATCCCTATCGCTAAACCATTATTTACTGAGGAGACTTTGCGGAGGATAAGAGAAGTTCTGGAGTCCGGCATTCTCTGCCATGGCCCATTAACCGAGCAGTTTGAGGAAGAGTTCAGGCGGAGGGTGGGGGCTGAATACGCTTTTGCCGTCAGCTCGGGCACGGCGGCCCTACACGTCGTCTTCATGTCGCTTCTCAAGCCGGGAGACGAGGTCATAGTCCCCGTCTTCACCTTCGTCTCCACAGCTAGCACGGTTGTGCTGAGCGGTGGGAAGCCTGTCTTCGCCGACATTGATGAGGAGACTCTGACGATTGATCCGGTGGATGTTGAGAGGAAGATAACCCGGAGGACTAAGGCGATTGTGCCCGTACACCTCTTCGGGAACGCTGCGAGGATGAAGGAGCTCATAGAAATCGCTGAGGATCACGGCTTATACCTTGTGAATGATGCAGCCCAGGCACATGGAACAAGGATTCATGGAAAGGATGTGGGCGCCTACAGGGATGCAGCCTGCTACAGCTTCTATCCAACCAAAACCCTGACGACTGGTGAAGGAGGCATGGTGACAACGCTAGGCAAGGAGATCTATGAGGCTGGAAGAATGCTGAGGAATCATGGTCAAGAAACGAGATATAGGAGTGTGAGGTTAGGGCTTAACTATCGGATGACGGAGATCGCAGCTGCCATCGGACTAGAACAGCTCAGGATGCTGGACGAATTCCTTCTGAAAAGAAGGAGAAACGCCGAATATCTAATGAAGGGTCTAGAGGAGATTGATGGACTGGAGCCGCAGAAGACAACCGAGGGCGCCGAGCACTCTTACAGTTACTTCACAGTACAGATGGACTTAGAGAAGTTCAGATGCACAAGAGACGAGTTCGTCAGGGCCATGAATGCGGAGAATATAGAATGCATAGTCTACTATCCAACCCCGCTAAGCAAGCAGCCAGCGCTAAGAAGATACGCGAGGACAAGGTGCCCAGTAGCCGAGAAAGTCTGCGGAAGAGTACTCTCCCTACCAGTCCACCCAGGCCTCAGCGGAGAAGACTTAGAAAAGATACTCGAAGGCATAAGAAAAGTCTCAGCCCACTATGCGAGGCATGAGTAA
- a CDS encoding Gfo/Idh/MocA family oxidoreductase: MEQGVRFGIIGVGVGANLCAEAFSLLGPGVARLIAAAGQREERVKEFASKWNLNLWYTSYMEMLEKAPIDAVIISVPHYLHCPIALDAIRLGRHVLVDKPIALNLEEADRMIEAARRSDVKLGVILQSRFDPTFRRVKQVADEGGFGRLILGEADVKWFRDQKYYDDSRWRGRWSTEGGGALINQSIHTIDLLLWIIGKPRRLWAQIGTYAHKIEVEDLAVAAIRFENGALGVIQGSTATYPGLPAKLGIYGTKGMVILEGEAIKKWSVMGEVEVVSEQTKEGLQSWARPELVPVTNHSALIKDFAEAIINDREPLVNGVEGRRSLETIMAIYISSRTGRVVDLPL, from the coding sequence ATGGAGCAAGGTGTAAGATTTGGGATAATTGGCGTTGGTGTAGGCGCAAATCTATGTGCTGAAGCCTTCTCATTGTTAGGTCCTGGTGTGGCGAGACTCATAGCCGCGGCAGGCCAAAGAGAAGAGCGGGTCAAAGAATTTGCGTCCAAGTGGAATCTAAACCTCTGGTACACAAGTTATATGGAGATGTTGGAGAAAGCGCCTATAGACGCGGTGATAATTAGCGTTCCGCATTACCTTCATTGTCCAATAGCGCTTGACGCCATAAGGCTTGGAAGACATGTTCTCGTAGACAAGCCAATCGCATTAAACCTTGAAGAGGCGGACAGGATGATTGAGGCTGCTAGAAGGAGCGACGTGAAGTTAGGGGTTATCCTGCAGTCCAGGTTCGATCCAACATTTAGGAGGGTGAAACAAGTCGCCGACGAAGGCGGATTTGGAAGACTGATCCTCGGTGAGGCTGACGTCAAGTGGTTCCGAGACCAAAAATACTATGATGATAGCCGTTGGCGTGGAAGGTGGTCAACCGAGGGCGGCGGAGCACTCATAAACCAATCAATCCACACAATCGATCTACTACTATGGATAATTGGAAAACCAAGGCGCTTGTGGGCCCAGATTGGAACATATGCGCATAAGATTGAGGTCGAAGATCTCGCAGTCGCAGCCATCCGATTCGAGAATGGCGCTCTCGGCGTAATCCAAGGTAGTACCGCCACATACCCTGGACTGCCGGCGAAGCTGGGAATCTATGGGACTAAGGGCATGGTCATATTGGAGGGGGAAGCGATTAAGAAGTGGTCAGTTATGGGCGAAGTTGAGGTTGTATCTGAGCAGACCAAGGAGGGGCTCCAATCATGGGCTAGACCTGAACTTGTGCCTGTAACAAACCATTCAGCCCTCATTAAAGACTTCGCCGAAGCGATTATTAATGACAGGGAGCCACTAGTGAACGGTGTTGAGGGGAGAAGATCCTTGGAGACTATAATGGCCATATACATTTCAAGCAGGACAGGAAGAGTAGTCGATCTCCCCCTATGA
- a CDS encoding PAC2 family protein, giving the protein MAIKFKFLKDLKADKPCVIAGFPGIGYVAKIALDYLAEKLRADVYAEVYSHAFPPFIIVRENGVIEPLKVDLLYSSLDGKDFLLITGNAQPATPEGQHELIDALISEISGRYRVTRVFAMAAYVVENRVGEPNIYGAATDSATMDLLKTHGVKPMTEGSISGANGIILSYAKAIGVPAACLLSETPAYTYYGQFADAKAAEALLKVITSILGVSIDMTDIEEKARGSEEILRRLSRLAEERFIKEVPQKTFTGDLTYIG; this is encoded by the coding sequence ATGGCAATCAAGTTCAAGTTCTTGAAGGATTTAAAGGCTGATAAACCCTGTGTCATAGCAGGGTTTCCGGGCATCGGTTACGTTGCAAAAATCGCCCTAGACTACCTAGCTGAAAAGCTAAGAGCGGACGTTTACGCGGAAGTTTACTCGCATGCTTTTCCACCCTTCATAATTGTAAGGGAGAATGGGGTGATAGAGCCGCTTAAGGTTGATCTTCTCTACTCAAGCCTAGATGGCAAAGATTTTCTCCTAATCACGGGGAATGCGCAACCAGCAACCCCTGAGGGGCAGCATGAGTTGATAGACGCTCTCATTAGCGAAATCTCCGGGCGGTATAGAGTTACAAGAGTTTTCGCTATGGCTGCTTATGTAGTTGAGAATCGAGTTGGAGAGCCTAATATTTATGGAGCCGCGACTGATAGTGCAACTATGGACCTATTGAAAACGCATGGTGTTAAGCCGATGACCGAGGGAAGCATATCAGGGGCTAATGGCATCATACTGAGCTATGCAAAGGCGATCGGAGTGCCAGCCGCCTGTCTACTTAGCGAAACCCCTGCATATACATATTACGGGCAATTCGCCGATGCCAAGGCGGCTGAGGCTTTACTGAAGGTTATAACATCTATACTAGGCGTTAGTATAGATATGACTGACATAGAGGAGAAGGCGAGAGGATCCGAAGAGATTTTGAGAAGGCTTAGTAGACTGGCAGAAGAAAGATTCATTAAAGAGGTGCCACAGAAGACCTTCACCGGGGACTTAACATACATTGGGTAG
- a CDS encoding conjugal transfer protein TraX yields the protein MGIVAVNLWDQCRLALTSSTPVSTNVGLVRFDFGRELLKWIAVASMTIDHIGAVLYPEVIVFRIIGRLAFPIFSYLLVLGVNTTRSVKHYFLRLLLFGCLSQVPFQLALKLQPFEMLNIFFTLAIGILVIRSFRKNPYLILPILLASIFLNIDYGVYGIALIVTMCILKDDVKAGVASFILLNLLFLPSWNIQIFSLLALPILLLHRMDYVHIFKDAGLGAHYSAYRKYFFYAYYPFHLLLLYMIRLRCLGN from the coding sequence TTGGGAATCGTTGCTGTAAATCTTTGGGATCAGTGTCGGCTTGCCTTGACTTCTTCTACACCTGTCAGCACAAACGTGGGATTGGTAAGATTTGATTTCGGCAGAGAGTTGTTGAAGTGGATTGCGGTTGCCTCGATGACCATTGATCATATAGGAGCGGTCCTCTATCCCGAGGTCATTGTATTCAGGATTATTGGGAGACTTGCCTTTCCCATATTTTCTTATCTACTGGTCCTGGGTGTTAATACAACTAGGAGCGTTAAGCATTACTTCTTAAGGCTTCTCCTGTTCGGCTGCTTATCGCAGGTTCCCTTCCAGTTAGCGCTGAAACTTCAGCCTTTCGAAATGCTGAACATATTCTTCACGCTTGCAATTGGCATTCTGGTAATCCGCTCATTTAGGAAGAACCCTTACCTTATACTGCCTATCCTACTAGCCTCCATTTTCCTTAATATTGATTACGGCGTTTATGGGATCGCGTTAATCGTTACGATGTGCATCTTAAAGGATGATGTTAAGGCTGGCGTTGCCTCTTTCATTCTGCTGAATCTGCTCTTCCTCCCGTCCTGGAATATCCAGATCTTTTCTCTCTTAGCTTTGCCAATTCTTCTTCTACATCGGATGGATTACGTGCATATCTTTAAGGATGCTGGTTTAGGTGCCCATTACTCCGCCTATAGGAAATACTTCTTTTACGCCTACTATCCATTCCACCTTCTTCTACTCTACATGATTCGTCTCAGATGCCTCGGAAACTGA
- a CDS encoding HAD family hydrolase, translating into MVEVISFDLEGTLVTLDFSESVWHQGIPMLYAQDRGLSLKEAMEIVFQEYERVGEERVEWYDIKYWFKHLNLKGDYIRVFDYYRRRVTLYPETIQVLEQFSKSYTLILATNTSREFLNVLTEKISKHFKYVFSATSDFGIVKKNVEFYRRVAEALNVNPAEIAHVGDRWEDDYIVPRMFGIQAYYLDRACSRTGEHVVRDLIEFSSKIHKTK; encoded by the coding sequence TTGGTTGAGGTTATATCATTCGACCTAGAGGGAACACTTGTAACATTGGATTTCAGCGAATCAGTGTGGCATCAGGGGATTCCTATGCTTTACGCCCAAGATCGAGGATTAAGTCTGAAGGAGGCGATGGAGATAGTATTCCAGGAGTATGAAAGAGTCGGGGAAGAAAGAGTTGAATGGTATGACATTAAGTACTGGTTCAAACATTTAAACCTAAAGGGAGATTATATAAGAGTTTTTGACTATTATAGGCGAAGAGTCACGCTCTACCCCGAAACAATCCAAGTGCTGGAACAATTCAGCAAATCCTACACCCTGATCTTAGCAACAAACACTTCAAGAGAGTTCTTGAATGTTCTGACAGAAAAAATATCAAAACACTTCAAGTATGTATTCTCAGCGACCTCCGACTTCGGAATAGTAAAAAAGAATGTGGAATTCTACCGCAGGGTTGCGGAGGCTCTAAATGTTAATCCAGCCGAGATCGCCCATGTTGGAGACCGATGGGAGGATGATTATATCGTTCCACGTATGTTCGGCATCCAAGCGTACTATCTCGATAGGGCATGCAGTAGAACTGGAGAACATGTCGTCAGAGACCTAATAGAATTCTCATCTAAGATTCATAAGACAAAATGA
- a CDS encoding CdvA-like protein — protein sequence MSSWKESFERVRQELEIARRKKQALDDLLEKKKMSQLTYEHLERTLRETLLDLEAHQRSLVEKMRERIDELANQLETLDLLLASLEVSYAGGEVDEKTYIKNRETLQSGLEATKAEMNEIKEALNIISEAMKA from the coding sequence TTGAGTTCGTGGAAGGAGTCGTTTGAGAGGGTGAGGCAGGAGCTGGAGATTGCTCGGAGAAAGAAGCAGGCCCTAGACGATCTCCTCGAAAAGAAGAAGATGTCCCAGCTTACCTATGAGCATCTTGAGAGGACACTCAGGGAGACATTGCTTGATCTTGAGGCGCACCAGAGATCTCTTGTCGAAAAGATGAGGGAGCGGATAGACGAGCTTGCTAATCAGCTTGAGACACTTGACCTGCTGCTTGCGAGTCTAGAGGTTAGCTATGCTGGAGGGGAAGTTGACGAGAAGACTTACATAAAGAATAGAGAGACATTGCAGTCGGGCCTAGAAGCAACAAAAGCCGAGATGAACGAGATAAAAGAGGCGCTGAACATTATATCCGAGGCTATGAAGGCCTGA
- a CDS encoding AAA family ATPase yields MRGSIRLELKNIGCLRRIELDFEPGLNIIRAPNASGKTSLVRGFASIFSEKIPPEHVLSLNEVEGIVRVRFRGRVYERTFRRTPSGSVVASGSMLPFSDNRAFDACVAMAESGVVHKITGGSSAFREYLEELSYGKYYSTIISSAQGIVNELSRELAGPSFRKFESLPLLIADIAEIHAEKERVSERIRMLRAGFGSDSQSLLRSLEEKKSSLAMEEMRLSDLRKDLDREREREDQLINLLGLADESLKVAARIKQDINICRDRQMRIRDEVERQSQVVHGLRSEVKALEMKFEEKKREEEMELESLEREMERLNKELILKEEEIQEAERLPPDDPKYPGRLVVEVRREIIGKIDWLNMAIGYFQDKYMRRMTAARLRFNRNVNRAFERLGLRGFKSVFLDQDFALHIMRENGVRQPVDTLSASEKLTISLLLMLAAKETFLPDFPFFILDELTLSYDPERFRQITGYMRQRVPYVIVTSLTSDGGGIEVIHEG; encoded by the coding sequence ATGCGAGGGAGTATCCGGTTAGAGCTTAAGAATATCGGATGCTTAAGGCGTATTGAACTTGATTTTGAGCCCGGTCTTAACATAATCCGCGCTCCAAATGCTTCAGGTAAGACCAGCCTTGTAAGGGGTTTCGCGTCAATATTTTCTGAGAAGATTCCGCCTGAGCATGTGCTCTCGCTTAATGAGGTTGAGGGGATTGTTAGAGTACGTTTTCGAGGTCGAGTCTACGAGAGAACGTTCAGGAGAACTCCCTCAGGCTCTGTGGTTGCATCTGGAAGCATGCTCCCCTTCTCCGATAATAGGGCCTTCGATGCATGCGTTGCCATGGCCGAGTCCGGCGTAGTCCATAAGATTACTGGAGGAAGCTCAGCTTTTCGCGAATATCTCGAAGAGCTCTCGTATGGCAAGTACTATAGCACTATAATCTCTTCCGCACAGGGGATCGTGAACGAGCTGAGCAGGGAGCTTGCTGGGCCTAGTTTTAGGAAGTTTGAGTCTCTGCCCCTACTTATCGCAGATATCGCGGAGATTCATGCCGAGAAAGAGAGGGTTTCTGAAAGGATTAGGATGCTACGGGCTGGCTTCGGCTCGGATTCTCAGTCTCTGCTGAGGAGCCTAGAGGAGAAGAAGAGTTCGCTGGCAATGGAGGAGATGAGGCTTTCTGATCTTAGAAAGGATCTTGATAGGGAGCGTGAAAGGGAGGACCAGCTAATTAACCTTCTAGGGTTGGCGGACGAGTCATTGAAGGTTGCAGCTCGGATTAAGCAGGACATTAATATTTGCAGGGATAGGCAGATGAGGATAAGGGATGAGGTCGAGAGGCAGAGCCAAGTCGTCCATGGGTTAAGGTCCGAGGTAAAGGCCTTGGAGATGAAGTTTGAAGAGAAGAAGCGCGAAGAAGAGATGGAGCTCGAGTCGTTGGAGAGGGAGATGGAACGTTTAAACAAGGAGCTGATCCTTAAGGAGGAGGAGATTCAGGAGGCTGAGCGGCTGCCCCCAGACGATCCGAAGTATCCAGGCCGCCTTGTTGTTGAGGTTAGAAGGGAGATTATTGGGAAGATTGATTGGCTTAATATGGCGATTGGATACTTTCAGGATAAGTATATGCGCCGCATGACCGCTGCAAGGTTAAGGTTTAACAGGAATGTGAACAGGGCTTTTGAGAGGCTTGGGCTTAGGGGCTTTAAAAGCGTCTTCTTAGATCAGGATTTCGCATTACATATAATGCGTGAGAACGGGGTTCGACAGCCTGTTGATACATTAAGCGCATCTGAGAAGCTTACCATCAGCCTGCTGCTTATGTTGGCTGCTAAGGAGACTTTTCTGCCGGACTTCCCCTTCTTCATCCTTGATGAGCTCACCCTTAGCTATGACCCGGAAAGGTTCAGGCAGATTACGGGTTATATGAGGCAACGTGTTCCCTACGTGATAGTCACCTCATTAACTTCTGACGGCGGAGGGATCGAAGTCATCCATGAAGGATGA
- a CDS encoding PAC2 family protein, translated as MSRCWIQVFEKMEIEGGIALIASQGLRSAGWLAINFLIEKIKPSLIAKIFSTSFPIQHETIPTYNAQPDARGVGGVFVDSGLATEPSVEVYRAGGDLMIVRGYQANFYGQRETAEKTVELLEQLGASLIIGLAAHATGKGDLCIAATKPELVEHYSRTLKAEAYQGPLLGFTGLTLGEAAIRDIDAICILTKTTTNDEFPEQPDYEAAKKLVRAIISLLKLEIDPFDLENFNSKLT; from the coding sequence ATGTCAAGGTGCTGGATCCAGGTTTTTGAGAAAATGGAAATTGAGGGCGGTATAGCCCTGATCGCATCACAGGGATTAAGGTCCGCCGGATGGCTTGCCATAAACTTTCTCATCGAGAAGATCAAACCATCGCTAATAGCTAAGATATTCTCGACGAGCTTCCCAATCCAGCATGAGACAATCCCAACCTATAATGCCCAACCAGACGCAAGAGGAGTTGGAGGGGTATTTGTAGACTCAGGCTTAGCTACTGAACCAAGCGTCGAGGTATACAGGGCTGGAGGTGACCTGATGATTGTCAGAGGATATCAGGCTAACTTTTATGGACAGAGAGAAACCGCCGAGAAAACAGTTGAACTGTTAGAGCAATTAGGAGCGAGTCTAATTATTGGGCTGGCAGCTCATGCGACGGGCAAAGGCGACCTCTGCATAGCAGCTACAAAACCCGAACTAGTCGAACATTACAGCCGAACGCTAAAGGCAGAAGCATATCAGGGGCCCTTGCTAGGCTTCACTGGTCTCACGTTAGGGGAGGCAGCTATACGAGATATAGACGCAATATGCATTCTCACTAAGACGACGACTAATGATGAGTTTCCTGAGCAGCCTGACTACGAAGCAGCCAAAAAATTGGTGAGAGCCATCATTTCCTTACTAAAACTTGAAATCGATCCGTTTGACCTTGAGAATTTCAACAGTAAACTAACATGA
- a CDS encoding nitroreductase family protein, whose amino-acid sequence MDVFEAIQKRRSVRSYEPTPVPREKLERILEAARLAPSAMNLQPWHFIVVTDAGKREKLAQAPYAGFLREAPVVIVGCGNEKLSPKWFIIDVTIAMQNMVIMATSEGLGTCWIGSFNEKEVKELLRIPEEFRVVALLALGYPADKIDIQRGLLHLVRRRKKLEDITSYEEFGVRQRL is encoded by the coding sequence ATGGATGTGTTCGAAGCCATTCAGAAGAGAAGATCGGTCCGATCCTATGAGCCCACTCCAGTCCCGAGAGAAAAGCTTGAGAGGATATTGGAGGCGGCTAGGCTTGCACCATCAGCCATGAACCTACAGCCCTGGCACTTTATAGTAGTCACTGATGCTGGCAAAAGGGAGAAGCTGGCTCAGGCTCCTTATGCAGGGTTCCTAAGAGAAGCGCCTGTCGTCATAGTGGGATGCGGAAACGAGAAGCTCTCACCGAAATGGTTCATAATTGATGTGACAATAGCCATGCAGAACATGGTCATAATGGCGACGAGTGAAGGGTTAGGCACATGCTGGATCGGGAGCTTCAACGAGAAGGAAGTGAAGGAACTGCTTAGGATACCGGAGGAATTCCGTGTAGTGGCGCTTTTAGCCTTAGGATACCCCGCAGATAAGATTGACATCCAGCGAGGACTGCTCCACTTAGTCAGAAGGCGGAAGAAACTTGAGGATATAACAAGCTACGAGGAGTTTGGCGTAAGACAAAGATTATAG
- a CDS encoding glycosyltransferase has protein sequence MRKRSFSQFVWVSAYPPDYGRLSEYAEALIGGLVSVSNSSFLVLSDCRPSELISGVDVKPVWRPDSLLGILNLWFEIIRSKSKVMHFNVSLSVFGRSRIVNFLGLLSVTVARLSRKRVIVTLHNIPEGVRLNVSGYRDNLVNRIGLEIVTKIVLSSAHTVVVLVRRYVKLLMSRYGAGNVVWIPHGAWFTDHHPSWKWQDGRVSVLFLGYLSQYKDLKLLSDVVKEIGGELLVSGRPNPNFVEEGKRVIEGVLRERHVKYLGYVSNERLPNLVSRVAVAALPYRACAGTSGVIHLLCGLGVPFVAFSTYELKELAEEGAGILLVDMSKEALRYGIMRVASDRQLAESLSKRSRDFALSRSWQKVAAMYLNVYTRHAGRLC, from the coding sequence GTGAGGAAGCGTAGTTTCAGCCAATTCGTTTGGGTCTCTGCTTATCCGCCTGACTATGGGAGGCTGAGCGAGTATGCTGAAGCTTTAATAGGCGGCTTGGTCAGTGTCTCGAACTCCAGTTTTTTGGTGCTTTCTGACTGTAGACCCTCGGAGCTTATCTCGGGTGTTGATGTTAAACCTGTTTGGAGGCCTGATTCACTACTTGGCATTTTGAACTTGTGGTTTGAGATCATTAGGTCTAAATCGAAGGTTATGCATTTCAATGTCTCCCTCTCCGTCTTTGGTAGATCTAGAATTGTGAACTTTCTCGGCCTGCTATCCGTTACAGTGGCGCGGCTCTCAAGGAAGAGGGTAATTGTAACATTGCATAATATTCCAGAAGGCGTAAGGCTTAACGTTTCAGGCTACAGGGATAATTTAGTTAATAGGATTGGTTTGGAGATCGTGACTAAGATAGTATTGTCATCTGCGCATACAGTAGTCGTCCTTGTTAGACGATACGTTAAACTGCTCATGAGTCGGTATGGTGCTGGTAATGTTGTGTGGATTCCACATGGCGCATGGTTTACTGATCATCATCCCTCTTGGAAATGGCAAGATGGAAGGGTTAGTGTACTTTTTTTGGGATACCTCTCCCAGTATAAAGATTTGAAGTTATTATCAGATGTCGTGAAGGAGATTGGCGGAGAACTATTGGTGTCAGGTCGACCTAATCCTAATTTTGTTGAGGAGGGAAAAAGGGTGATAGAGGGAGTTTTGAGGGAGCGGCATGTCAAGTATCTAGGCTATGTCAGTAATGAGCGGCTGCCTAATCTTGTGTCAAGAGTCGCTGTTGCTGCGTTGCCCTATAGGGCTTGTGCGGGAACCAGCGGCGTTATTCATCTTCTTTGCGGTCTGGGTGTCCCGTTTGTAGCGTTCTCAACATACGAGTTAAAGGAATTGGCTGAGGAGGGGGCTGGCATATTGCTTGTTGATATGTCGAAAGAGGCTTTGAGGTATGGGATAATGAGGGTTGCATCTGATAGACAGTTGGCAGAGTCTCTCTCTAAGAGATCCAGAGACTTTGCACTTTCAAGAAGCTGGCAGAAAGTCGCTGCGATGTACCTTAATGTTTACACAAGACATGCGGGGAGACTATGTTGA